A window of the Williamsia phyllosphaerae genome harbors these coding sequences:
- the secF gene encoding protein translocase subunit SecF gives MARETSGRDDSGREDTGRTVRDETPVFDQTTEDRNRAVAQKHSLLSRLYTGTGAFEIVGKRKMWYLVSAVIIAICLISIAVRGFTLGIDFEGGTQISFKSTSQTSVSAVEDTFSEAMGDDPQTVQTAGSGSSKTVQIRTETLNQAETEKITAALAQRFGPELTPNDINSSDVSSTWGGEITEKALLALAVFLVIVLIYIAVRFDKEMSVAAMASLIFDIVCTAGVYSLVGFEVTPATVIGLLTILGFSLYDTVVVFDKVEENVRAVLHTTRRTYGEQANLAINQTLMRSINTTIISVLPIIALMIIAVWLLGVGTLKDLGLIQLVGVVVGAYSSIFFATPLLVTLKERRSDIKKHTAKVLARRSGSDVEPVPAGVGAGSGTRRSAAVDTTKRSTADDVRPSGKRRRSN, from the coding sequence ATGGCCAGAGAGACCTCAGGGCGCGACGACTCGGGTCGCGAGGACACCGGGCGCACCGTCCGCGACGAGACCCCTGTCTTCGATCAGACCACCGAGGACCGTAACCGCGCCGTCGCGCAGAAGCACTCGCTGCTGTCGCGCCTCTACACCGGGACCGGTGCCTTCGAGATCGTCGGCAAACGGAAGATGTGGTACCTCGTCAGCGCGGTGATCATCGCGATCTGCCTTATCAGCATCGCCGTCCGCGGCTTCACCCTCGGCATCGACTTCGAGGGCGGCACCCAGATCTCGTTCAAGTCCACCAGCCAGACCTCGGTCTCGGCGGTGGAGGACACGTTCTCCGAGGCCATGGGCGACGACCCGCAGACGGTGCAGACCGCCGGGTCGGGATCGTCGAAGACCGTCCAGATCCGCACCGAGACACTCAACCAGGCCGAGACGGAGAAGATCACCGCGGCACTGGCGCAGCGATTCGGTCCGGAGCTCACCCCCAACGACATCAATTCCTCCGACGTCAGCTCCACGTGGGGCGGCGAGATCACCGAGAAGGCGCTCCTCGCGTTGGCCGTGTTCCTGGTGATCGTCCTGATCTACATCGCGGTGCGCTTCGACAAGGAGATGTCGGTCGCGGCGATGGCGTCGCTGATCTTCGACATCGTCTGTACCGCGGGTGTGTACTCGCTGGTCGGTTTCGAGGTCACCCCGGCCACGGTCATCGGACTGCTCACGATCCTGGGCTTCTCGCTCTACGACACCGTCGTCGTCTTCGACAAGGTCGAGGAGAACGTCCGTGCCGTGTTGCACACGACCCGAAGAACCTACGGCGAGCAGGCCAACCTCGCCATCAACCAGACGCTGATGCGGTCGATCAACACGACCATCATCTCGGTGTTGCCGATCATCGCCCTGATGATCATCGCGGTCTGGTTGCTCGGTGTGGGCACACTCAAGGACCTCGGGCTGATCCAGCTCGTCGGTGTCGTGGTCGGTGCGTACTCGTCGATCTTCTTCGCGACGCCGCTGCTGGTCACGCTCAAGGAGCGTCGCTCCGACATCAAGAAGCACACGGCGAAGGTGCTGGCCCGCCGCTCCGGGTCTGACGTCGAACCGGTCCCGGCCGGCGTCGGCGCGGGCTCGGGAACGCGTCGCTCGGCCGCGGTGGACACCACCAAGCGATCCACCGCCGACGACGTGCGTCCGTCCGGCAAACGCCGCCGCAGCAACTGA
- a CDS encoding RelA/SpoT family protein — protein sequence MTEPPTVRESNESSPTEASGENGTAESSGLRSTVASSSSTSRRVRARLARRMTATRNPIRPVLEPLVALHRDLYPKADVVVLQRAYDVADQYHEGQFRKSGDPYITHPLAVASILADLGMDTTTLTAALLHDTVEDTGYSLDALAADFGDEVAHLVDGVTKLDKVALGNAAEAETIRKMIIAMARDPRVLVIKVADRLHNMRTMRFLPPEKQARKARETLEVIAPLAHRLGMATVKWELEDLSFAILHPKRYEEIVRLVADRAPSRDTYLAKVRTEITKALDGSRIDATVEGRPKHYWSIYQKMIVKGREFDDIHDLVGMRILCEQIRDCYAAVGVVHSLWQPMAGRFKDYIAQPRFGVYQSLHTTVIGPEGKPLEVQIRTRDMHRTAEFGIAAHWRYKETRGRNGGKTDDANEIDDMAWMRQLLDWQREAADPGEFLESLRYDLAVKEIFAFTPKGDVITLPAGSTPVDFAYAVHTEVGHRCIGARVNGRLVALERTLENGEVVEVFTSKAPNAGPSRDWATFVVSPRAKTKIRQWFAKERREEALENGKDAITKEVRRGGLPLQRLMSAESMGSIATELRYADVSALYTAIGEGHVSARHVVGRLVAALGGLEDAEEELAERSTPSTMPTRPRQTGDAGVVIPGADGVLAKLAKCCTPVPGDEILGFVTRGGGISVHRTDCTNADALQEQSERIIEVKWAPSPSSVFLVAIQVEALDRSRLLSDVTRVLADERVNILSASVTTSRDRVAISKFTFEMGDPKHLGHVLNVVRNVEGVYDVYRVTSAS from the coding sequence ATGACCGAGCCCCCGACGGTCCGCGAATCGAACGAGTCGTCGCCGACCGAGGCGTCCGGCGAGAACGGGACCGCCGAGTCGTCCGGCCTGCGATCGACGGTCGCGTCGTCGTCCTCGACCTCGCGCCGGGTACGGGCCCGCCTGGCCCGGCGGATGACCGCCACCCGCAACCCGATCCGGCCGGTTCTCGAGCCGCTCGTCGCCCTGCACCGCGACCTCTACCCCAAGGCCGACGTGGTGGTGCTCCAGCGCGCCTACGACGTCGCCGACCAGTACCACGAGGGTCAGTTCCGCAAGTCCGGTGACCCCTACATCACCCACCCGCTGGCCGTCGCGTCGATCCTCGCCGATCTCGGCATGGACACCACGACGCTGACCGCGGCCCTGCTGCACGACACCGTCGAGGACACCGGATACAGCCTCGACGCCCTGGCCGCCGACTTCGGCGACGAGGTGGCCCATCTCGTCGACGGTGTCACCAAGCTCGACAAGGTCGCGTTGGGCAACGCGGCCGAGGCCGAGACCATCCGCAAGATGATCATCGCGATGGCCCGCGATCCCCGTGTGCTGGTGATCAAGGTCGCCGACCGGCTGCACAACATGCGGACGATGCGCTTCCTGCCGCCGGAGAAGCAGGCCCGCAAGGCCCGCGAGACACTGGAAGTGATTGCGCCGCTGGCCCATCGGTTGGGTATGGCCACGGTCAAGTGGGAGCTCGAGGACCTGTCGTTCGCGATCCTGCACCCCAAGCGCTACGAGGAGATCGTGCGCCTGGTGGCCGATCGGGCGCCGTCGCGCGACACCTATCTCGCCAAGGTGCGCACCGAGATCACCAAGGCGCTCGACGGGTCCCGGATCGACGCCACCGTCGAGGGTCGTCCCAAGCACTACTGGTCGATCTATCAGAAGATGATCGTCAAGGGCCGCGAGTTCGACGACATCCACGATCTGGTCGGCATGCGGATCCTGTGTGAGCAGATCCGCGACTGCTACGCCGCGGTCGGCGTCGTGCACTCGCTGTGGCAGCCCATGGCCGGCCGGTTCAAGGACTACATCGCCCAGCCGCGTTTCGGCGTCTACCAGTCACTCCACACCACCGTCATCGGACCCGAGGGCAAGCCGCTCGAGGTGCAGATCCGCACCCGTGACATGCACCGCACCGCCGAGTTCGGGATCGCCGCGCACTGGCGATACAAGGAGACGCGGGGTCGCAACGGCGGCAAGACCGACGACGCCAACGAGATCGACGACATGGCCTGGATGCGACAGCTGCTCGACTGGCAGCGGGAGGCCGCCGACCCGGGGGAGTTCCTCGAGTCGCTGCGCTACGACCTCGCGGTCAAGGAGATCTTCGCGTTCACCCCCAAGGGCGACGTCATCACGCTGCCTGCGGGTTCCACGCCCGTGGACTTCGCCTACGCCGTGCACACCGAGGTCGGACACCGGTGCATCGGTGCCCGGGTCAACGGTCGACTGGTCGCCCTCGAACGCACGTTGGAGAACGGCGAGGTGGTCGAGGTGTTCACCTCCAAGGCCCCCAACGCCGGGCCGTCACGCGACTGGGCGACGTTCGTGGTGTCACCGCGGGCCAAGACCAAGATCCGTCAGTGGTTCGCCAAGGAGCGTCGCGAGGAGGCGCTGGAGAACGGCAAGGACGCGATCACCAAGGAGGTCCGCCGAGGCGGACTACCGTTGCAGCGCTTGATGAGTGCCGAATCCATGGGTTCCATCGCCACCGAGCTGCGTTACGCCGACGTGTCCGCGCTCTACACCGCGATCGGTGAGGGACACGTCTCCGCCCGCCACGTCGTGGGCCGGTTGGTCGCCGCACTGGGCGGACTGGAGGACGCCGAAGAGGAACTGGCCGAACGGTCGACGCCGTCGACGATGCCGACCCGTCCCCGTCAGACCGGTGACGCCGGTGTCGTGATCCCGGGGGCCGACGGGGTGCTGGCCAAGTTGGCGAAGTGCTGCACACCGGTGCCCGGGGACGAGATCCTCGGGTTCGTCACCCGCGGCGGCGGCATCAGCGTGCACCGCACCGACTGCACCAATGCCGATGCGCTACAGGAACAGTCCGAACGCATCATCGAGGTCAAGTGGGCCCCGTCGCCGTCGTCGGTGTTCCTCGTGGCCATCCAGGTCGAGGCCCTCGACCGTTCCCGGCTGCTCTCGGATGTGACGCGGGTGCTGGCCGACGAACGGGTGAACATCCTCTCGGCGTCGGTGACGACGAGCCGGGACCGGGTGGCCATCAGCAAG
- the secD gene encoding protein translocase subunit SecD — protein sequence MLTIFFLLMAIVFGLVFFTGGGKPEPKLGIDLQGGTRVTLTARTPDGSAPAKDQLDKAKQIIEQRVNGLGVGGSEVITDGNNLVITVPGTDGRQARSLGQTARLYVRPVETVQPATPQQPTTPPADQTAAQAIAAAKAVRQAPAGDAATNQAAVAKLTPQLAKTDCSAGATDPLQGNDDPSQYLVSCSQDGTQVYLLGPQIIDGRDIADASATTSSQGGAWIVNVEFRNRAKDFWPQYTGANIGKQTAFTLDSRVVSAPQIQGAINTPSTEISGNFNQSGAKDLANVLKYGSLPLSFSSSDAETVSATLGLASLRAGLIAGAIGLIAVLAYALLYYRMLGFLTMLSLIVAGMMVYGIMVLLGRYIGFTLDLSGIAGLIIGIGMTADSFVVYFERIKDEMREGRSFRSAVPRGWVRARRTIWSGNAVSFIAAAAIYFLAIGEVRGFAFTLGLTTILDIVVVFLVTHPLVALASRSSFLSKPSVNGLGAVTDVAKERRQAAADAASLQKETV from the coding sequence ATGTTGACCATCTTCTTCCTGTTGATGGCCATCGTGTTCGGGCTGGTGTTCTTCACCGGCGGCGGCAAACCGGAACCGAAGCTCGGCATCGACCTGCAGGGCGGCACCCGGGTGACGCTCACCGCGCGCACCCCGGACGGGAGCGCGCCGGCCAAGGACCAGCTCGACAAGGCCAAGCAGATCATCGAGCAGCGTGTCAACGGGCTCGGCGTCGGCGGGTCCGAGGTCATCACCGACGGTAACAACCTCGTGATCACCGTTCCGGGTACCGACGGACGGCAGGCCCGCTCGCTCGGTCAGACCGCGCGTCTCTACGTCCGCCCGGTCGAGACCGTGCAGCCGGCCACGCCGCAGCAACCGACCACCCCGCCCGCGGATCAGACCGCGGCCCAGGCGATCGCCGCGGCGAAAGCTGTGCGTCAGGCCCCGGCCGGTGACGCCGCGACGAATCAGGCGGCGGTCGCGAAACTGACCCCGCAGCTGGCCAAGACCGACTGCAGCGCCGGTGCCACCGACCCGCTGCAGGGCAACGACGACCCCTCCCAGTACCTCGTGTCGTGCAGCCAGGACGGTACCCAGGTCTACCTGCTCGGCCCGCAGATCATCGACGGCCGCGACATCGCCGACGCGAGCGCCACCACCAGCTCGCAGGGTGGTGCGTGGATCGTCAACGTCGAGTTCCGCAACCGGGCCAAGGACTTCTGGCCGCAGTACACCGGCGCCAACATCGGCAAGCAGACCGCGTTCACCCTCGACTCCCGTGTCGTCAGCGCCCCCCAGATCCAGGGCGCCATCAACACCCCGAGCACCGAGATCAGCGGAAACTTCAACCAGTCCGGTGCCAAGGACCTCGCGAACGTGCTCAAGTACGGGTCGCTGCCACTGTCGTTCAGCTCGTCTGATGCCGAGACCGTCTCCGCCACACTGGGACTGGCCTCGCTGCGAGCCGGACTGATCGCCGGCGCGATCGGACTCATCGCCGTCCTCGCCTACGCGCTGCTGTACTACCGCATGCTCGGCTTCCTCACGATGCTGTCGCTGATCGTGGCCGGGATGATGGTCTACGGGATCATGGTGCTGCTCGGCCGCTACATCGGCTTCACCCTCGACCTGTCCGGCATCGCCGGTCTGATCATCGGTATCGGCATGACCGCCGACTCGTTCGTCGTCTACTTCGAACGAATAAAGGACGAGATGCGCGAGGGCCGAAGTTTCCGGTCCGCGGTGCCCAGGGGCTGGGTGCGGGCGCGGAGAACGATCTGGTCGGGCAACGCGGTCAGTTTCATCGCTGCCGCTGCGATCTACTTCCTGGCCATCGGTGAGGTCCGCGGCTTCGCGTTCACCCTCGGCCTGACCACCATCCTCGACATCGTCGTGGTGTTCCTCGTGACCCATCCTCTGGTGGCGCTCGCGAGCCGGTCGTCGTTCCTGTCCAAGCCCTCGGTCAACGGCCTCGGTGCCGTCACCGACGTGGCCAAGGAACGCCGTCAGGCGGCCGCCGACGCGGCCTCGTTGCAGAAGGAGACCGTCTGA
- a CDS encoding ABC transporter substrate-binding protein has product MVTPIRLARRPVVVAILVIAGLIATLTACSGAKEPDGIDYVTDATLSTYNPATVAGSSGGALMAFTRTLGGFSYLGPDGRVVPDTDVGTATVVPGDTDRLVVRYEFNPAATFSDGSALDCDDLVLTWAANSGRFPGFAPATTAGYRDIDTVDCADGQRSATVTFAADRPYRDWAALFGMGTLMPAHVAARAAGVGSVIAPIRARSSGPLGAIARFWNTGWDLKAGSVDEKVFPSVGPYRLTSVNSDGAVRLEANPRWWGEAPQEDSITVWPRGSAGASVLTDDDAEVVDVATGTYETTEGASGPTAQPTVGRPPTQQDPGPAVDQLVFATTGVFADPATRRAVAACVPRDRLAADFGYGADPWNLHLIGPGDVAAAELNTQYGSDFARVDIPRARGALGREITVRIGFVEPDARRGAMIAAIAESCSAAGVRVQAVPQARPTFDRGTDALILTTGSSTAASGALDPTRDSYAFVAGDPADIDRFVDPQVSAAISRLAVSDDEELRLNLVRSVENALWTKLPALPLFATPRTRGGSAAMTAVVPGVARSGTGWNMDRWSRN; this is encoded by the coding sequence ATGGTGACCCCGATCCGACTCGCACGACGTCCCGTCGTCGTCGCGATCCTCGTCATCGCGGGCCTGATCGCCACCCTGACCGCGTGCTCGGGGGCGAAGGAACCCGACGGGATCGACTACGTCACCGACGCCACCCTGAGCACCTACAACCCCGCGACCGTGGCGGGCTCGTCCGGCGGCGCCCTGATGGCGTTCACCCGGACCCTCGGCGGGTTCAGCTATCTCGGCCCGGACGGGCGCGTCGTACCCGATACCGACGTCGGCACAGCCACCGTGGTGCCGGGCGACACCGACCGACTCGTGGTGCGCTACGAGTTCAACCCCGCCGCGACCTTCTCCGACGGCTCGGCGCTCGACTGCGACGACCTCGTGCTGACGTGGGCGGCGAACAGCGGGCGGTTCCCCGGGTTCGCGCCGGCCACGACCGCCGGCTATCGCGACATCGACACCGTGGACTGCGCCGACGGGCAGCGCTCGGCGACGGTGACCTTCGCCGCGGATCGCCCCTATCGCGACTGGGCCGCCCTGTTCGGCATGGGCACGTTGATGCCCGCGCACGTCGCCGCCCGTGCGGCCGGGGTCGGCTCGGTCATCGCGCCCATCCGCGCCCGGTCGAGTGGCCCGCTCGGTGCGATCGCCCGATTCTGGAACACCGGATGGGACCTCAAGGCGGGCTCGGTCGACGAGAAAGTGTTCCCCTCGGTGGGGCCCTATCGGTTGACGTCGGTGAACAGCGACGGAGCGGTGCGTCTCGAGGCGAACCCGCGGTGGTGGGGCGAGGCGCCCCAGGAGGATTCCATCACGGTCTGGCCGCGTGGTTCGGCCGGAGCGTCGGTGTTGACCGACGACGACGCCGAGGTCGTCGACGTGGCCACCGGTACCTACGAGACCACCGAGGGCGCGTCCGGGCCGACGGCGCAACCGACCGTGGGTCGCCCACCCACGCAACAGGATCCGGGACCCGCGGTCGACCAACTCGTGTTCGCGACCACCGGGGTGTTCGCGGATCCGGCCACCCGGCGGGCCGTGGCGGCCTGCGTGCCCCGCGACCGGCTCGCCGCCGACTTCGGGTACGGCGCGGACCCGTGGAACCTGCATCTGATCGGACCGGGCGATGTCGCGGCCGCGGAACTCAACACGCAGTACGGTTCCGACTTCGCCCGCGTCGACATCCCCCGGGCCCGCGGTGCCCTCGGCCGGGAGATCACGGTGCGCATCGGCTTCGTCGAACCCGACGCCCGCCGCGGCGCGATGATCGCCGCCATCGCCGAGTCGTGTTCGGCGGCAGGAGTGCGGGTGCAGGCGGTCCCGCAGGCCCGACCCACGTTCGACCGGGGCACCGATGCGCTCATCCTGACCACCGGATCGTCGACCGCGGCGTCGGGTGCCCTGGACCCGACGCGCGACAGCTACGCCTTCGTCGCCGGCGACCCCGCCGACATCGACCGGTTCGTCGATCCACAGGTGTCGGCGGCGATCAGCCGCCTCGCGGTCAGCGACGACGAGGAGCTGCGGCTCAACCTCGTTCGGTCGGTCGAGAACGCCCTGTGGACCAAGCTGCCCGCGCTCCCGCTGTTCGCCACCCCGCGCACCCGGGGTGGCAGCGCCGCGATGACGGCCGTGGTGCCGGGCGTCGCGCGCAGCGGTACCGGCTGGAACATGGACCGGTGGAGCCGCAACTGA
- a CDS encoding adenine phosphoribosyltransferase, whose protein sequence is MTDTQITDAADRARAAIARHTRLVPDFPSPGIAFKDLTPVLADAEGLSAVTTALAQAGGDIDLVAGIDARGFLLGGAIALQLGVGVLAIRKAGKLPPPVRSADYDLEYGTASLEVPADGVDLHGRRVLVVDDVLATGGTLNAAIGLLEAAGAVVPTAVVVMEIDGLPGRDAVESAHRDLVLTSLAAG, encoded by the coding sequence ATGACCGACACCCAGATCACCGACGCCGCCGACCGGGCCCGGGCGGCCATCGCCCGACACACCCGCCTCGTCCCGGACTTCCCGAGTCCGGGCATCGCGTTCAAGGACCTCACCCCGGTCCTCGCCGACGCCGAGGGCCTGTCCGCGGTGACGACTGCGCTCGCCCAGGCCGGCGGTGACATCGACCTCGTCGCGGGCATCGACGCGCGCGGGTTCCTGCTCGGCGGCGCGATCGCCCTGCAACTCGGCGTCGGGGTGCTGGCCATCCGCAAGGCCGGCAAACTGCCGCCGCCGGTGCGCAGCGCCGACTACGACCTCGAATACGGCACCGCCAGCCTCGAGGTGCCCGCGGACGGAGTCGATCTGCACGGCCGGCGGGTGCTGGTCGTCGACGACGTGCTCGCCACCGGCGGAACACTCAACGCAGCCATCGGGTTGCTGGAGGCGGCGGGTGCGGTGGTGCCCACCGCCGTGGTGGTCATGGAGATCGACGGACTGCCGGGGCGCGACGCGGTCGAGTCCGCGCACCGCGACCTCGTCCTGACCAGTCTCGCGGCTGGGTGA